A window from Cydia pomonella isolate Wapato2018A chromosome 8, ilCydPomo1, whole genome shotgun sequence encodes these proteins:
- the LOC133520857 gene encoding uncharacterized protein LOC133520857: MSQTKPKTCEKKVKTAELKVLKILSRINALKLNDSNMARLEVDMKRVEIYFLAGVLKFRFLFPVAILFFVSAMWWIYSELSSKNCLISLPSSSKALFRPPEDCSMCVGVDDVTRVSNISAQEFEELYAYNTVPVIVTDATKDWKAIKEFNFNFFRDFYRQGSLGRQTGDCSFFAYNSGLRSLSEVFAMDERRANLSGDPWYVGWSTCLDGETRALREYYSRPYFLPRGAESDATDWLFMGGPGQGAHMHVDSVRHVSWQAQIRGHKQWQLAPPPECLYQCRWITFTVNPGEILVVDTNRWYHRTTVLPGDISITIGAEYD; encoded by the exons ATGAGTCAAACTAAACCGAAAACGTGTGAAAAGAAAGTAAAAACCGCGGAACTAAAAGTGTTAAAGATACTAAGCAGAATAAATGCGTTAAAATTAAACGATTCGAATATGGCGCGCTTGGAAGTGGACATGAAGAGAGTTGAGATATACTTTTTAGCGGGAGTTTTGAAATTTAGGTTTCTATTTCCGGTagccattttgttttttgtgtCTGCTATGTGGTGGATTTATTCGGAACTATCGTCAAAA AACTGCCTCATCTCCCTGCCATCATCATCTAAAGCGCTCTTCCGCCCCCCTGAAGACTGCTCAATGTGCGTCGGTGTCGATGACGTCACGCGCGTCTCCAACATCTCTGCACAGGAGTTCGAGGAGCTGTATGCGTATAACACGGTGCCGGTCATTGTTACTGATGCTACTAAGGACTGGAAGGCTATTAAA GaattcaacttcaacttcttCCGTGATTTCTACCGACAAGGGTCGCTGGGACGGCAGACTGGCGACTGCTCCTTCTTTGCCTACAATTCGGGGCTGCGGTCGCTCAGCGAGGTGTTCGCTATGGATGAGCGACGAGCGAACTTGTCTGGAGATCCATG GTACGTCGGGTGGAGCACGTGCCTAGACGGTGAGACGCGAGCGCTCCGCGAATACTATTCGCGGCCCTACTTCCTCCCTCGAGGTGCTGAGAGCGACGCGACTGACTGGCTGTTCATGGGCGGCCCGGGACAGGGAGCACATATGCAC GTGGATTCGGTGCGACACGTATCATGGCAGGCGCAGATACGCGGGCACAAGCAATGGCAGCTGGCTCCGCCGCCTGAGTGCCTGTATCAATGCCGCTGGATCACCTTCACCGTTAACCCTGGGGAGATAT TGGTGGTAGACACGAACCGCTGGTACCACCGCACCACCGTGTTGCCGGGCGACATCAGTATCACCATCGGAGCCGAATACGACTAA
- the LOC133520334 gene encoding uncharacterized protein LOC133520334, which translates to MGWGASADCLRTSGIALVYSAAEYCAPVWLGSAHTNKVDVKLHDTMRCISGTIKSTPVHWLPLLSHVAPPHLRRAQALKREVEKILKNPTLPAHKEFCYPPPQRLVSRNPPCAIAPSLSNFNILDRWKDEWSTATVGKDDLYLPDPTKKPKGFHLPRKIWCRLNRLRTGHGRCNYFQHKWAWKESPLCECGEEEQTIEHIFRRCPLHFYPGPAEDLDVLTPDVVTWLNNLKAVL; encoded by the exons atggg CTGGGGAGCTTCGGCGGATTGCTTACGCACATCAGGGATCGCGCTTGTGTACTCTGCGGCGGAGTACTGCGCACCAGTATGGTTGGGGAGTGCACATACCAACAAAGTGGACGTCAAACTGCACGATACCATGCGTTGCATCTCCGGCACTATCAAATCTACTCCGGTCCACTGGCTGCCACTACTAAGCCATGTAGCCCCGCCTCATCTCCGACGCGCTCAGGCTTTGAAGAGAGAAGTGGAGAAGATTCTGAAAAATCCAACGTTACCAGCCCATAAAGAGTTCTGCTACCCTCCCCCACAACGTTTGGTCTCTCGAAACCCACCCTGTGCTATAGCGCCAAGCCTAAGCAATTTTAACATCTTGGACCGGTGGAAAGATGAATGGTCTACTGCCACGGTTGGAAAAGATGACCTCTATCTCCCAGATCCGACGAAAAAACCAAAAGGGTTCCATCTACCTCGAAAGATCTGGTGTCGTCTGAACAGGTTGAGAACAGGTCATGGCCGCTGTAATTATTTCCAACATAAGTGGGCTTGGAAGGAGTCTCCGCTCTGCGAGTGCGGCGAAGAAGAACAAACCATTGAGCACATATTTCGGCGCTGCCCACTTCACTTCTATCCTGGCCCAGCTGAGGATCTAGATGTCTTGACACCCGACGTAGTTACCTGGCTTAACAACCTCAAAGCTGTTCTCTGA